AAAAACTAAAGCTCTCAAACTCATAAGATATGCAAACACCCTTGCATCTCTTTATATAACTTTATAATTATCCTAAACTCATTAGGATTAACACAACTCTATTTCCTAATCCTTTAGATAAATTCAAACACAATAGGATTAGGTAGCTTGTACTCTAAGCTATTTCATGCTTATCTCAACATTTTGTACTTATTCGTACGAATATCACAAATCACTTTCCCATAAATCATATATTCTTCAAATAATCTGTCTCCATCATGGTTAACTTTATGTGTTTATAGACAATTTTTGTAACATAGATAATCAAATCAAGCATATCCACGTACATTAAGATTTTACACATCAATCATCATGATTTTATAAAACACTCGTACATGGTTCTAGATATTATTCAATTTTTAAAGATCATTCTTATATATATAAATCACCTCACACCTTTTAGAATAATCTCAGGTTCCAAACGAAGGATTTCTTGATCAGAAAGTAACTTTGACATCTCCGCCTCCGGCAAAGTTACTGCAACCGTCCTCCCAAACCCTTTCTCCGGTGATGGTATCACCGTTATCACCCCTTCTCCGCCGTTGTTCCCAATCCGGTAACTCACGTGCATAGGCTTAACACCTTCCTCAAACACAGTCTCGTACATCAACGGCTCTCCATCCACGATCATATGCTCCATGTTCACAATAGTCAAGTCCGTACCATATATCTTTCTTTGGGACCCAGCCCGCTTCAGACCGGACCTGATTTTCTCCACGTTCAAACCCGCCACATGTTTATTAATCAAACTTGCCACGTGTCCAACCTCCATGTTCACCACGTTAGGCATCTCAAGGGACGAAAAGTTCAAAGCGTTACCGAAGAAACCATAAGGAAGCGGATTTGGCAAGAGCCTCCTGAAGTCCACACAAACACAAACTCGATCACTATTGTCCTTCACCAGAGCGACACGTGTCCAGAAAAGAGCGGCGAACACATCAAACGGCGTCGCTTTGGGGGATATCTCGTGGATGGAGTGTTCCTTGACACATCTCGTGAAGGCGGAGCCAGAGAATCTAAACGTGGCGGTGGCTGTTTTGGTTGAAACGGGCCCAGCGATGGGCTTTGAGAAGGAGTCACGGTCGGATTTAACGGCGTCAGTATCCGTTAAGTTGTAGGGCAGAGGTGAAAAGGAAGGAGGATGGGTAATACACTGACGGCGTTGAGCTTCCGTCCATGACTTTAAGAGAACTGTTAACGTTGTTGCGTCTGCATGCATGTGTGGACAGCTCAGACCTATCGCCACACCCCCTCCTTCGAATTCATTTATCTGTCAAAATCATAACCGAAAAAAGGAAAAAATATATATAATTTGTGAACAAATCGTCAACAAAATATTTTGATAACAGAAATAAAAATATACTATAAAATATTTAAAATATGTTTTAGACCTGCAGACGAAACGGCGACCAAGCACTAGGATCTTCTGGCATGTCTTCCCAAGCCGTTAGATTAGATTCCTCATGTCCATCAGCTGATCTCAGCCACTCATCAATACCAACAGAAACTTTGGCTTTCAAGATTCGAAGTCCCGCATCGTTACACTTGACCTCCAAGATCCCTTCCGGGTTTTTGGTGACCCGACCAATAGCGGGCGGGTACATCGAGAGGAGCTCCGACAACGGGATCCGAACCGAGTCGAGGTCAAAGGAACCGAATGGACTACGAGGGTAGTAGAAGATGACATGGACCGTATGTGGACTCATAGCGTTGTCTAGAGCGGTAAACGTGTGTACCTGACCAGATCGAGATGGCTTGCTTGATATCGCGGTTAGCATCGACTTGACTTCAACCCGGTTCTGTCGGGAAATACCCATTTTTCTTTTAATAATATATTTTTGGGGAAGAATTACTATAAAGATCGAGAGAAAGAAACTGTTTATTGGTATATGTGTCTGGAGGTGACTATAAACACGTATATATAGGAAAGAAAATTGCAAATGATTAACATTTTAAAACCCACATTTTAATTTATTATAAAACACTAAGAAAAGTCTTCTCTTCTTTTGTGAAAAGATTGAAATGAATTGAGAAAACTGAGAGTTTGTTTAGATGCATTGATGAAAGGGGATATGGATGAGTGCAGGTAGTAGTTGTGTGTAGAGTCGTGTGTCCAGTGAACAACATAAATGCTCATACAAAAACCACCGCAAATTAAAGTTCTCTGTCAATTTTATTGTACTTTAGAATGCAGTGGACCCAATAAAATAGCACACTGGATTTGTAAAATCATGAAAATGTGCTGAGGGACTTTAATGTATATGATGATATTGCCTAAATGTCAAAGTACAATAACAAATCTCTGGGCTTATCAGCACATTGAGAAATAAAAAGTTGTTCAGTTTCGATGACCCACCAACCAATCGAGGACGACCTGAAAAGTCGCTTTCAAAGCACATAGTCGAGTTTTCTAGAGCTGCGCATGTTATAGTATGGGCTACAGAGGATCGGAGGCCTAACATGTTTTTATCTTCTGGTTCAAAGGTATGAAGTCAAAAGGTCTTCTGAAAGCGGCCCAACATATTTTATCTTCTGGTTCAAAGGTTATGATATAGCTTGTAAATATTTACTATAAGGACGCTACAAGTATATTTTCTTTGATTAGTGTATATGCAAAGCAAATTATTTGCGTTTGAATTGCTTGGATTTCTAGAAAATTATTTATTTTAGGAATCTAACCATACTAAGAGAAGTTACATATATGCCACCACACTAAAAGAATATATATGATCTATCTATTAAGACTTATTCTTGGGTTCACCCCATAGGTTCACCAACCAATAGGGTTGTGTTATTTCATATTCGACATCTTTTAAAGGAAATAAAATATTGTCAAATTATATTATTATTTTTAAATTAAAAGTTAAAAAAAAAATAAATAAAAAATAGTAGTAATTACAAAAAATATTCTTAACGTCGTCAGCAAAACATTAAACCCTAAATCTTAATCTCTAAACCCTAAATCATAAATCTTAAACCCTTGGGTAAACTCTAAACTCTAGGATAAATCTTAAACTCTAAATCAAAATCACTAAACACTAAAACACTCTAGGGTTTAGGGTTTAGAGTTTTAGTGTTTAGTGTTTTTATTTAGAGTTTAAGATTATTCCAAGTGTTTAGGGTTTATCCAAGGGTTTAGGGTTTATCTAAGGGTTTAGGATTTATCCAAGGGTTTAGGGTTTACCCAAGGGTTTAGGATATAGGGTTTAGGGGTTAAGATTTAGGGTTTAGTGTTTTGCTGAAGACGTTAAAAATATTTTTTTTTAATTTTTTTTTCTGTAACTACTATTTTTTTTTTTTTACTTTTTTATATTAAAAACATAATATAATTTGACAATATTTTATTTTTTTTTAAAAGATATCGAATTTGAAATAATGAAATTCTATTGGTTGGTGAACCTCCAGGTTCACCCTAGGGAATGACTCATCTATTAATAAACATATCATTTATCAACTATTTGGAATCTGATTTGCAACATGAGAAATTTAGGTCCAAACGAACACGGATCCAACAATATCGTAAAAAAGCTAGGATTAGGATCCATTTAAGTATATAAATGTTATTTGTTCGAAACTAATCGTTGGATACACAAATTGGTTTATTGTGAACTGTGACTACGAAAACAAATTAATAAAGATATGAATTTAGAAAACAGGGATTTATTAGATTTATAGATGGTGAGTACTGAGCACTGTCACTGACTCCAAAGTTTCCATTGTGGTATTAATGAACCTAATCCGAGAAGAGATGTAGTCCATAAATAGAGATTTGGTAGCGACTGTTTTATCTAACAATTGGTATGTCGTAATGTAATCTTGTGAGCATGTAGGATTCTATTTGGACGAAGACCGTTCTTTTAGTATGAAACTATAACGTTCTGATTTTTGGTATACGTGAAAAAATTTAATAGAATTGATTGGACTATCTATATTATTATTACTATATTGCGTTTACTTCTTCTGGAGAAGTAAAAAATGAGTGACCTATCGAAAAGTGATTCGCGATATCGTGCGGATAAAACTAAAGCACGTGAAAAATTCATGTAGTAATTGTCGGGTCTAGTAAACAAAACTTTTGAACTTCGAAAAATTAAGGCATCATCCATCGCACGAACCCACACAGACCGAAAGAACGGGCATGAAAGGTCTATTAACCGTATACGATCAGGGGCGTTACAGAAACTTTTTATCTTAGATGTCCAAAAAGATCCTACAAAACTAAACGGGTCAAACTTACGACAAGAATTCAAGAATGATGTTGTCTCCTTAATTGTTATCGATCATACGTGTAAACCACAATCGAGCAGGACGTGGAGGTCGTGGTCGAGCTCTTCCTTTTGTTAGTTAGATCAAGGATTTGCACGTACCTCGTCCTAATAGTATACCATGATCAAAGTGGAAAAGTGCTGACGCAGTAGCGACAAGAGAAGGAAGAGATAAATATGGTGGACCTGAGAAGCAGATGAGCAAGACCTAAAAGACAAATGGGCCGGGGGACATAAAATACAGAATAGTATTAAATAAAGAGGACCCAGTTCCTGCATGTATTCACGTGCCCTGCCATTTCCTCTTGCCGTTTATTACACTATCATCTGCATCTGCTCCTGCTTCTGCATAGGATTCTAAAGGCATCTTTCTCAATAGACATAGACATATCTGAAGGGGTATCATGTTCTCAAAATCTTACGAAGAAATTTAATTTACTAAAATTCTTATGAAAATACAATTCGAGTTACTGTTTAATGGATGGTTATAAAATAAGGATGTAGGACTACCATGCATTATACATCACTTATTTAGAAATAATATCATTTAATAAATCAATTGATTTTTGTTGAAAGAGTTTTAATAAAAGTAGTTTAAGTGCCCATTTGTATCCTATGAATCTACGAAAAAAAAAAAATTTATCTGAAAATCAGCTTTGTATAGATTATATCTTATGTTACATTATATAATATTCGAACCATACACGTTTTCATCCCATCCCAAGTCCTAATGCTCATGTTTCATTTAATTTGTTTGAGCATAAGGGATGGCTATAAGATGGGCTAGATGATTCGTTTTATTGTGTTTGGACAAAATGTCAGTGATAATGTTTGGATTTTTATAGTAATATTGTCTTTGTCTTTGCCATTTTATAAATAGTTTCAATTTTTTTGACATATATAAATAACACTCATTAGCAGTCAATTATTAGGAAAAAATAAACAAAATTAGATATGACATGTGCTTTGAAAGCGCGCAATTATATATTGTTAATAAGTTTATAAAAACATTTATTTGTTCACTAATATGTTTAGGTATGGACATTCGGTTTTCGTTCGCTACCAATTCGGTTGTAGTTTTGGTTTTCGGTTCAAGATATATATGAACTGTCAATGAGTTATGAATTTGAGTTTGATTTGTCATTAGTTATTTGTTTTTTTTTGTTGAG
This genomic interval from Brassica oleracea var. oleracea cultivar TO1000 chromosome C2, BOL, whole genome shotgun sequence contains the following:
- the LOC106321827 gene encoding protein ECERIFERUM 26-like, producing MGISRQNRVEVKSMLTAISSKPSRSGQVHTFTALDNAMSPHTVHVIFYYPRSPFGSFDLDSVRIPLSELLSMYPPAIGRVTKNPEGILEVKCNDAGLRILKAKVSVGIDEWLRSADGHEESNLTAWEDMPEDPSAWSPFRLQINEFEGGGVAIGLSCPHMHADATTLTVLLKSWTEAQRRQCITHPPSFSPLPYNLTDTDAVKSDRDSFSKPIAGPVSTKTATATFRFSGSAFTRCVKEHSIHEISPKATPFDVFAALFWTRVALVKDNSDRVCVCVDFRRLLPNPLPYGFFGNALNFSSLEMPNVVNMEVGHVASLINKHVAGLNVEKIRSGLKRAGSQRKIYGTDLTIVNMEHMIVDGEPLMYETVFEEGVKPMHVSYRIGNNGGEGVITVIPSPEKGFGRTVAVTLPEAEMSKLLSDQEILRLEPEIILKGVR